ATCGCGAATTTGCCTAAATTGGGGTACCGCAATAGAGATGCAGCCGGCGTGTACGGGTAGGACCACGAAATACCTACCGTCTCCTCCCCGCTCGCCTGCCGCTCCAGCCGCAGTACGAGGAAGCAGTTGATGCAGCTGTGTGCATGGCCTTTGTTGTAGAAGATTTGTGACTtggaggtgaaggcggtgtCCTCCCTATGGTATTTCACAACGGAATCCCTCAGCTCCTGGAATTCAGAGTCCAGGTCAACAACAGCCCCCATGGGTTCCGCCTCTGTGTTTTGTTTGGGAGACTCAAACAACACGACACACAGCGAAGACAATTTTCGTCGCAGGGGAACAGCGGTGAATggaaaaaaataaagaaaaAAGTAAAGACAGGAGCAGGAAAAGAGATGGGTGCGTGATGACGCTGTCGACAGTTTCCCACCGCAACGTGTCCCGGGGTGCCACCCCTTTCGGAACACACTTGCACGgggcccctcccctcgttcCCACCGAAGAAAGAAGgatcacacgcacgcgcacaccaaACACTCAACGAAAAAGCTCCTCTTTTATTGCCACAAaaagcggtggcggcgagaggggggggggagccgGCAGACGAAGCGCTTCTTCTCACCCTCGCCTGGCGGCGtcgccacacgcgcaccccACGGTGATGAAAgggcccctctccccctccccttatGAAAGCGTGCGGCACTGCGAAACCGCGCCCAAACCCAGGAAACCACTGGCAacaaagaagcaaaaaggacacacggagagaggagagagagaaagggaggtggtgaaggCGAAGTCACAGTGAAGCGGCTGCACGTCGTGCTTGATACGCGTGCTTCATTTGGTTTCCTTGTCCTCCTTGTGTGATGAGCTCCCCACCTCTACCTCTGTCACGCGTGTTGCCCGTCTTGGCACCTCGTATTTCTTATTCTTCTCTGAGTGACGGCAACTGCCTCCGTAGCGATACCTTTCTTGTGATGTGTAGCTCGCAAAGGAAACAAGATCAACGTAAGGCCATCTCACACAATGGTATGTAtgtatacatacatacatatatatatatatatacgtgtgtgtgtgcatgtgtgtgcatgtagATATAGCGAGGGcagggcaggggaggggatTGGGATACAAAGTAACAGGAGAGGAAATCAACACGAAGTATACCAGTGCATTGAATCACGGTgtggcaccagcaccacccacacacagagtgcCTTTACTGGTTTGGTATTAAGCAACAAAAGTGCAGGCAGTGCAGGTATGAATTAACAGGAGCTGTCGCGCTCCAGCTCCCCTTCCACTTGCAATTCTCATGGAAGGAATTGAAGGGCAAGGGGAAAGGGCGTGCACTGTGGCAAAGCATAGCTGATACGGACAGCTCTGCATCATGTGGTTTGTTTCGGAGTAGAGGGGACATGTGCACTATATCACACGAACGCGACACAACGGTGGCCAACTTCAAGCATACAAGCAAACCTGAAGATTTGTGAGCATACTCAGAAGAGCGATCAACTGTTCAAGGCGCTTCCCCTAGCTCAAAGGGGGTGGAGTAAGGAGGAGGGTCTTCTCCTGAGATATAAAGGGTCTGTCTGCAGTTTTCTTACCCCTGCATCTTTCCcaacgcagacacgcgcgcacatTGGCGCGCATGGTATGCTTAACAGAGGTCACGTCGTCGGAAGCGCTTCTTGGGCCGCGTCCGTGTTAGTTGATgaaagcgaggaggatgccGGGAGTGTGAGCCTGCGTTCCTTCTGAATAGCCTCAATCTGGGTCTCGAACTGTGTGTTCATAGGGTGGTCCTCGCGGCCCcgctcgagcagcgccactgccttcTCCAGACGGCTCAGCTTACGCAGCGCGTAGGCACCATGAAGGTAGCCCTGCACATTTCCCGAGGTCTCGACCGCCAACTGTGCGCAGTGGGCAGCCTCCACAAACTTCTTTTGGTGCACGAGCAGACCCGCTTTCAGCCCCAGCAACCCACCGAGACGGGACGCCTCTTTGGCGTAGGCGATACCAGCGTCAACACAGCGTACGGCGTTGCGCATGTCGCCGCAGTGCAAGTTCGCCATGGCCAAGCCAGCAGCCACTTTCACAAACATTGTAATATCCATGGGCTCGTATTCGTCCTTGGAAGCCATAATCACACTGTCCGCACGCCGCCGTGACGGCGAGGAAGCCTTGTCGTCTCCAGGGGTTGAGTCGCTAGGTGCAGGGGACTCAGGCCCTCCTGAAGTCGCCGCACCACTGCCCAGATCTACACTTGACGTGGGGTCGTGCCCAGCTACTGCTACCGTAGGTGCTGCCTTAAGCGCATGGGCTTCTGACGCGGAGAGCAGAGGAGCTGGTATTTTGGCTGAGCAGCCGttgcgctccacctcctcaaTCATGGCCCGAAAGTTGTCTGGAAAACTGGACACGAGTTCATGCGCCTGCTCCCCAGCCGACAGTGCTGAAGAGTTGGGGTACAACAAGTAACTCAGTGGCCTCTGTGCGATCACGTCCTTTACGCCGTATTCGAGCAACAGCCTGTTGAGGTGTGGTGCGATGTTTGGGGTGGGGCTCTTGTTGTCCATCTCTTGCAGGATCTTGTTGCCCAGCTCGACGATGATGTCGCGCGATGTGCTCTCCTCGAGTAccgcgtgctgctcgacaagACTCTCCTCCAGTACCTCTGGCACGTACTCTTTTACTCGCTCATCGCGCGTTTGGGGTTTGCGCCACAGATTCGTGAAGAAGTCCGTCTTGTTCACACCAAAACTCAGCGACGGGAGAAGTGCTGCCAGCGTCTTGCTAGTTTTGAGCATGATATTGATTCACCACCATGCAGTGGAAGGCAACAATAATTTTATCgctgtgtacgcgtgtgcaTCCGTTTGAAGGAGAGGGAcatggagagaaaagagtcAACAGAAGCAGAGCTCGAGCCGGTGAGTTCGCCTGTGCCCGATACCTGTGAAATCATGATCCTCGCATGCTGGCCACTCAGCGAGGCCTCCACGTGGCTTTCCGGAAAGCGAATgggtggaagagaagcgacggACAGAGAATGACATCCCCCCGTTGCACAGCAGTGAGGTGCACACATTTGTGGATGAAAAGGCTCAGGACACAAAAGGCGAGACCAGTTATGTTGTTTTGGTCGAATCCCCTCACGCTAAGAACATTCCATATTTTGCACGAGTGCTGAAGCGCTAGTGTCCGGTACTGTTGGTGCTTCCACTGCTGACTTGATAGTTCACGTATTCGCTCCACGCTTTTTGCCTTTTTACACGCGAGAAGCGGGGAAAGCAGTGCAAAATGTCAGCGTAAacgtctctcttccgctctgCACCACGCGCGAGAGCCGCCCTCGCAGAAGCAGGTCGACATACGTGTCGATCCACAGTAAACACCAGCAACGCGCCCGCTTCCCAGGGGCACCTCATATTGTCAGTTTAGTGCAGCGCTCCGTATGGTTTGTGGGATTCCGCGACTCTGATCTGTCCCTTGTGAGTCCGCACCATGGTCAAGCgccgccttttctctgtACGGCGATGAGATGCCTCACGGAGCAGTTGGTGAGTGCGTCGGCAGATATGCGTGCCCACCGCAGACGCGCAACTACTGTAGACACCACCTCACAGTGTATCACACCGGGAGAAGCTGCATTTGAGCTTTTCGGCGACGCGGTGACTGGCACACGGAGGAGACAACCCACACTTGTCATCGCCGTCGGCACGCCAGACCTTCATGCTACCTCTGTACGTGTTTTTCTCAGcaaccccctcctcccctctctgctaTCACGAGTAGATACTGCGCTTTCTGCTGAAGGGTAAGAGAACAAACGCTAACACATTTCGCGCTGCTAAACATGGG
This DNA window, taken from Leishmania panamensis strain MHOM/PA/94/PSC-1 chromosome 34 sequence, encodes the following:
- a CDS encoding hypothetical protein (TriTrypDB/GeneDB-style sysID: LpmP.34.2820), coding for MLKTSKTLAALLPSLSFGVNKTDFFTNLWRKPQTRDERVKEYVPEVLEESLVEQHAVLEESTSRDIIVELGNKILQEMDNKSPTPNIAPHLNRLLLEYGVKDVIAQRPLSYLLYPNSSALSAGEQAHELVSSFPDNFRAMIEEVERNGCSAKIPAPLLSASEAHALKAAPTVAVAGHDPTSSVDLGSGAATSGGPESPAPSDSTPGDDKASSPSRRRADSVIMASKDEYEPMDITMFVKVAAGLAMANLHCGDMRNAVRCVDAGIAYAKEASRLGGLLGLKAGLLVHQKKFVEAAHCAQLAVETSGNVQGYLHGAYALRKLSRLEKAVALLERGREDHPMNTQFETQIEAIQKERRLTLPASSSLSSTNTDAAQEALPTT